The Gadus chalcogrammus isolate NIFS_2021 chromosome 10, NIFS_Gcha_1.0, whole genome shotgun sequence genome contains a region encoding:
- the sncb gene encoding beta-synuclein — translation MDVFMKGLSKAKEGMAVAAEKTKEGVAVAAEKTKEGVMFVGSKAKDGVGSVAERTHGAMGNIAAATGLVKKDEFPTDMNPEEYGQEATEGQEGMLEPEGQTYDESQQDYEPEA, via the exons ATGGATGTATTTATGAAGGGTTTGTCTAAAGCTAAGGAGGGGATGGCTGTGGCCGCAGAGAAGACCAAAGAAGGCGTAGCTGTTGCAGCTGAGAAGACTAAAGAAGGAGTCATGTTTGTAG gTTCCAAGGCTAAAGACGGCGTTGGCTCAG TGGCCGAGAGGACCCATGGAGCGATGGGCAACATCGCTGCAGCCACTGGCCTGGTGAAGAAGGATGAGTTCCCCACAGACATGAAC CCTGAGGAGTACGGCCAGGAGGCTACAGAGGGCCAGGAGGGGATGCTAGAGCCAGAAGGACAAACGTATGACGAGAGCCAGCAG GACTACGAACCAGAAGCATAA